Below is a genomic region from Persicimonas caeni.
ACCACCGGGCGGACGAGCCGCGCTTTGTCGAAGCGAAAGTCACCGTTGAGAAGGGCGAAGGCCGAAACCTCGACCTGCAGCTCGTCGATGTGGGCGACGGGGCCGCCGTAGACGTCGCGGATCTCGACGTCGTGCGCGGTAAACCCGTGGACGAGCGACCCGGTGAGCCGTCGCGCCTCGAAGTCTCCCTCGAACTTCTCGTCGAGCTTGCGCTCGAGCTCGTCGAGGACGTGCTCGTGCACTTTGCCGGCGTCGTACGCGGCAAACGCCACCGCGCCGAGCGCGATCGGGACGAGCGAAAATGAGAGTAGGCGCATGAGGTACTGCAGACTGTGGGGGCTCGCTCGTCCGGGCGGCTACAACGAGGTGCTCGGGAACATCGGGAGCGACGAGCGTACGGATGCCGGGTGGGTTAACTCGACAGAGTCTGCAGTAATTTCATAGTTTTACAGAAGGGGCGGATGGCGAAGGGCGAAGGGCGAAGGAGCGAAGGAGTAAAGGAGCAAAGGGGCGAAGGAGCGAAGGAGTAAAGGAGCGAAGGAGCGAAGGAGCGAATTAGCTCGGGACCCCCTTTGCTACCTTTGCGGTTCATTCCCCGCGATCACGTCCAATCAAAGACACGCGCCGCGTTGTCCCATACGAAGCTTTCGAGCTCGTCGAGGGTGATGCCGCGGGCGTCGGCGATCTTTTGGGCGGTGTGGCGTACGTAAGCCGGCTCGTTGGTCTTGCCGCGGTTGGGGACCGGGGCGAGGTAGGGCGAGTCGGTTTCGACGAGGATGCGGTCCTCGGGGGTGTCGCAGGCGATCTCGAGCAGCTCTTTGGCGCTGTTGAAGGTCACGATGCCCGAGAAGGACAGGTAGAAGTCGAGCTCGAAGAGGCGCTCGGCCATCCAGCGGCTGCCGGTGAAGCAGTGCAGGATGCCGCCGGTGACGCCGGTCTCCTCGAGCAGGGCGATGGTGTCCTCGTCGGCGTCGCGGCTGTGGATGATGACCGGCTTGTCGACCTCTTTGGACATCTCGAGGAATTGGCGAAAGGCCCACTTCTGCTGCTCGACCGGCGCGTTGTCGTAGTAGTAGTCGAGGCCGGTCTCGCCGATGCCCACGACCTGGTCGTGCTCGGAGAACTCGCGGCGGATGGTCTCGACGACCTCCTCGGTGGCCTGCTCGGCGTCGTGCGGGTGGATGCCGGCGGTGCAGCGAATCCAGTCGTGCTCTTTGGCGATGTCGAGCGCGCGGTAGTTGCTGTCGAGCCCGCGGCTGGCCCCGATGGTCACGATGCGCTCGACGCCGGCGTCGCGTGCGTTCTGCAGGACCTCGTCGAAGCGATCTTGGAGTTTCGGAAAATCGAGATGTGCGTGTGTGTCGATTAACGGCATGGGAGGGTTTCGGGGTTAGGGGTTTAGGGGTTTCGGAGGGCGTCGCTGTTCTGCAAGGCCTGCTTTGCAAGTTCGCGAACTTCTGAATCACTGTGCTTTTTGACGACATCCTCGAGCACCGCACGGGCCTGTTGGCCGCCGTAGTCGGCCAGGGCGAGCACGGCGGTGTCGGCGTGGTAGTCGTCGCTTCGGGCGACGCGGTCGAGCTCGTCGAAATACTCGCTGATGCGCAGGCGTCCGACCAGCCGCAGGGCGTAGCCGCGGGCGTCCTTGCGGCTGCTGTTGAGCGATTTCTCCAAGTGAGCGGTGCCGCTGGCCTTGCCCAGTTCGTGCAGGGCTCCGGCGGCTTCGACCTTGAGGATCGGGTGGGCGAACCAGCGCTTGACGACATTTTCGAGGGCGTCGACGGCGCGCTCGGAGCGCAACTGCACCAGCGCCTGACTCGCCGCGGCGATGGTCTCTTCTTCCTCGAGGGCTGCGATGAGCTCGTCGGTGATGGCGTCCAGCACCTCGCCGGGGACCTCGGCGCCGTGTTGGGTGTGCAATTCGCTGAGCGACAGGGCGATCTGGAGCTTGTCGGTGCCCCCGAGCTCGCGCCACTGCTCGAGCAGCTTGGCGGTGTTCTGGGTCCAGCCGTGCTGGGCGGTGATCTGAGCGGCGACCACGACGACCTCGGGGTCCTCGTCGTCGAGGCGCGATGCGACGAGCTCTCCGAAGGCGTCGCCAGAGGCGTCGAGCTCGTGCAGCGAGACGAGCGCCTGGTAGCGCACGTCGGGCGAGTCGTCTGTGCCTGCGTGGAGCAGGGCGGAGACGGTTCTCGGGTTGTGGGAGGTGCGCAGGGCCAGGCAGGCGGCCTCGCGGAACGGCGCGTCGGGCGTGGGGATGGCGCTCGGCTCGACGCCGAGCTCACCCGCCTGTGCCACGGCGCCTTCGGGCTCGCCGACCACGAGCGAGCGAAGCGCCTCGTCGAAGGTCTCGTCGTCGCGGTCGGCGCTGGCCAGAGCGGCTTGGTGGCGAAGCGGCGGATAGGAATCCGCCATCGCCTCGAGCAAGGTGCGTCGCACCTGAGTGTCGGAGCCCTCCCGAAGACGCAGCTCGAATTCGGAGAGCCGCGTCTTCGGGTTGGAGATATCGGCGAGGCGGGATTGGGTCATGGTTCGTGGTCTATATGTACGCCTTACTGGTTCGTGGCCTCAACCCCCCGGCGCTTCGCGCCTGCCCCCCAACGCCGATGGCTTGGGGGGCGAATGGTCGGCCTTACGAGATGCGAGTGCCCGGCTTGACGTTCTCGGAGAAGAACGCCAGCTCCAGCTTGCCTTCGTCGGTCTCGGCGGCGAGCACCATCGCCTCGCTCTTGATGCCGAAGAGCTTGGCGGGCTTGAGGTTGGTGACCATGGCCACCTGCTTGCCCTCGAGGTCGCTCGGGTCCCAGCTCTTGGCCAGGCCGGCGACGATGGTGCGGTTGTTGTCTTCGCCGACGTCGGCCGACAGCTTCAGGAGCTTGTCGGCGCCCTCGACCTTCTCGGCCGACTCGATGCGCCCGACGCGAAGTTCGATATTCATGAAGTCGCCGAACTCGACCAGGCCGGTCTTCTCGGAGTCTCCCTTCTTGCCCTTGGACTTCTTCTGCTTCTTCTCGACCATTTTGGTCTGCTCTTCCTCTTTGGCGATGGCCTCGAGGTCGATCTTGTCGAACAGAACGTCCGGGGTCTCCACCGTGTTTCCGGCCGGCAGGCCGCCCCACTTGAGCGAGGCGAGCTGCAGGTCGTCGTCGCTCGTGAGCTGCAGGGCGCCCAGAATCTTCTGCGCGGCATCGGGTACGAACGCCGAGGCGAGCACGGCGACCCAGCGGATGCCTTCGAGGGCGTGGTACAGGATGTGCTGGACGCGCTCGATGTCACCTTCTTTGTTGTACTTCCAGGGCTGGGTGGTCTGGATGTACTGGTTGAGGTCCTTGGCGAAGCTCATGATGGCGTCGAGCGCGTTGTGCGGCTCGCGCTTGTTCATGGCGTCGCGCACGGTCGCCAGGATGACGTCGGCGGCCTTGCGAAGGGCCACGTCGTGCTCGTTCTGCGTCTCGGTGTACGCGGGCACCTCACCGTCGATGAAGCTCTGGACCATCTTGGTGGTGCGGTTGACGAGGTTGCCAAGGTTGTCGGCGAGCTCGCTGTTGTTGCGCTCGACGATGCGCTCCTGGACGAAGTTGCCGTCGCTGCCCAGCGGGATCTCGCGCACCATAAAGTAGCGAAGAAGGTCGAGCGGGTACTCGTCGGCCAGTTCGAAGGCGTCGATCCAGTTGCCCTTCGACTTGCTCATCTTCTCGCCCTCGACGGTCCACCAACCGTGAGCGAAGACCTGCTTGGGCAGGTCGACGCCGGCGCTGAGGAGAAAGGCAGGCCAGTAGACGGCGTGGAAGCGCAGGATGTCTTTGCCGATGAGGTGGACGTCGCACGGCCAGAACCCGCCGGTCTCGCCGGCCTCGTCGAAGCCGCCCACGCCGCTCAGGTAGTTGGTCAGCGCGTCGACCCACACGTACAGCACGTGCTCGGGGTCGTCGGGGAACGGGATGCCCCAGTCGAAGGTCGTGCGGCTGATGGACAGGTCCTTGAGGCCGCCGTCGACGAAGGCGCGCACTTCGTTGCGACGCGCCTTGGGGCGCACCGGGACCGTGTCGCTGTCGTACCACTCGATGAGCTGGTCTTGGTATTTGCTCAGCTTGAAGAAGTAGCTCGCCTCCTCGACCCACTCGACCTCCGAGCCGGTGGCGACGGCCTTGCCGTCTTCGATCTCGTCTTCGGCGTAATACGCCTCGTCGGAGGCCGAGTACCACCCCTCGTAGGTGTCGAGGTAGATGTCGCCCGACTCCTTCATGCGCCGAATCATCTCCAGGACCGTCTCTTTGTGGTCCGCATCGGTGGTGCGGATGAACCGGTCGTGGCTCAGCTCGAGCTTCTCGAACAGGTCGCGGAACTTCGCCGAGTTCTCGTCGACCAGCTCTTGGGGCTCGATGCCGCGGTCTTCGGCGGCGCGCTGGATCTTGAGGCCGTGCTCGTCGGTGCCGGTCAAGAAGAAGACGTCGTCACCGCGCTGCCGGTAGTGGCGCGCGAAGACGTCGGCGACGATGGTCGTGTAGGCGTGGCCGATATGCGGCGCGCCGTTGACGTAATAGATCGGAGTGGTGATGTAGAAATTCGCCATTGTTCAACTCTGTCGATTTTCAGGCAAGCCCCAGCAGGAACACAATGGTTGGGGCGAATGGACCAAATTCAAGGTGGTTCTTAGAACTTGGAGGTGGGTTTGGCAAGGCTTCGGTGCTCGGGCCACTCGACTCATTTCAATGCCCCGCCGAAAAGCCAAAGGCCATCCAGAATCCATTTTAGCGGGCTCAGAAAAAGTTGGGGGCACACAAACGCCGTTTCATCGGGCTCGCAAAAAGCGATGGGGCACACAGACGCCATTTTGTCGGGCTCAGAGGGAGCGGAGGGCACCGAAACGTCGTTTCATCGGTCTTGGGAAAAGATTTGGGGCACTGAAATGTCTGTGCGACGGTCTTGGGAAAAGATTTGGGGCACTGAAATGCCGTTTCAATGGCCTCCGCAGATTCTGAGGGCATCGAAATGGCGTTCGTGAGGCGGGATCGGGTTCGGGAGGCGTGGTTGATGAGGATCAAAGCCCCGCGGCAAGCCGTAGGGCTGCACGGGCGCCGCAAAAGGCGCGGCGAGTTCCGCTGGGGGCGAGCCCCCGCTCCGCGAAAGGCAACGGCTACTTCTTCTTGCCGCGACCGCCGCGTTTGCCGCGTTTGCCGCGTTTGCGGCGCCGGGAGCCGCGGCGTCGCGACTTTTTGCCCGATTTCTTCTGCTTGTTGTTAGACGATTCTTGGCCGCCGTCGGCAGCCAGGTCGGGGATGCCGACGAATTCGACGCTGCCTGGGGCATCGTCGTTCCAAAGGTAGCGCTCGTGGCGCTCGTCGGGCGGGGTGTCGACGGTTTCGTCGAGCTTCTTGGCGTCGATGATCTCGATTTCGTCGACTGGGAAGAGTTGGCGGTTCTCGTCATGCAGCTTGATGGTGACCCGCCGGTTGATGACGTCGAGGTCGATGATTTCGCCCACGCCCATGGCGGTCTGTGCCTTTTGGCCGGCCCGCGGCAACGACTTCTTCATGCGCCGGTACATCTGCTGCTCGTAGACGAGGCAGCACATCAGGCGGCCGCACATGCCCGAGACCTTCGAGGGGTTGAGCGTCAAGCCCTGCTGTTTGGCCATGCGAATCGAGACCGGGGAGAACTCCTGCAAGAAGGTGCTGCAGCACAGCTCGCGCCCGCACGGGCCGATGCCGCCGAGCATGCGGGCGCCGTCGCGCACGCCGATCTGGTGCATCTCGATGCGGGTGCGGAAGCGGTGGGCGAGGTCTTTGACCAGGTCGCGAAAGTCGATGCGGCCGTCGGCGCTGAAGTAGAAGACGATCTTCGAGCCGTCGTGCATGTACTGAGCGCGGATGAGCTTCATGGGCAGGTTTCGTGCCCGGATGCGCTCGATGCAGAATCGGTAGGCGTCGCGCTCGCGCTCTTCGTTTTTGTCGGCGTGGCGCACGTCGCCGTCGTTGGCCTTGCGCAGCACGCGCTGGATGCTGCCGGTGGGCAAGAGCTTTCGCTGCACGTGGCCGGTGATCTTGGCGATGGCCGGGCCGCGGTCGGTTTCGACGATGACCTGGTCGCCCGGGTAGAGCTGCAGCTCGCGGGCGTCGAAGTCGTGCTTGATGAAGTTCGTGCGAAATTTGGCCTGCACGACGTTGTAGAGGCGCTTTTTGCCGCCGAACGGCTCGCCGCCGGTCTTGTCGTGGGCTGTGTTGTCGGTGGTCGTGGTGGTCATGGGGTTCCGACTGTCGCTACAGAACGTTCGTTTTTCGAGCTTCAGGCCGACGCGCCGTGGCGTCGGAAGTTGCCCAGCAGGTTCTCGGTGATGAGCTGGGCGTGCACGTTTCGCATCAACAAGCGTTGGGCCTCGCGGATTTCATCGAGGAGTCCGAGGAGCTCGTCGAGGGAGACGCGGTCGCTGTAGGAGGCGACGAGGTCGACCAGGTCGGTGTTGATGAGCCGATCGGCGTTGCCGGCGGCCTTATAGAGCATGACGTCGCGCAAAAAGAGCTTGAGGACGTCGAGCTTGCGCTCGAGCTCGTTTTTGTTCGAGCTCAGCTCTTCGGCCAGGTCCAGCAGAGGGACGGGTTGGCCGGCGGGCAGGTTGACGATCTGCTCGACGAACTCGCGCCGGGCGTCGAGCATGCCCGACTCGACCACCGCGAAGGTGCGCCCGACGCTCCCCTCGCCGTAGCCGGCGGCGACCTCCAGCAGCTTGGCGTCGGGGCGCTCGATGTCCTCGTTCTCTTCGAGGAGCTCGTCGAGCAGCTCGACGACGTCCGATTCTTCGAGCGCGCCGAAGCGCAGCACCTGGCAGCGCGAGATGATCGTATCGAGCAGGCCGTGGGGCTGGTCGGTCACGAGGATGAGGCGCATGCGCTTGGAGGGCTCTTCGAGCGTCTTCAACAGCGCGTTGGCCGCCTCTTCGGTCATCGTGTGAGCGTCGTCGATGAGGACGATGCGAAAGCGCCCCTCGTAAGGCGCCTTCATGGCGGCTTTCTGGATCTCGCGGATCTGGGCGATCTTGATGCGCCCCTTCTCGGGCTCGACGAAGAGGACGTCGGGGTGCTGGCGGCCGTCGATCTTGCGGCAGCTACTGCATTCGCCGCAGGCGTCGCGGAACTCGCCCTCGGGGCGGTGGGCGCAGTTGACCACGGCCGCGAAGGTCTGGGCGGTCAAGAATTTGCCGACCCCCTGCAGACCGGTGAACAGGTACGCGTGGTGGACGCGGCCGGTGTTGAGGGCCGTCTTCAAGATGTCGAGCGGGCGTTCTTGCCCCCGAATTTGCGACCAGTGCAGCACGGTGATGTCCTCGGAAGGGCGCGAAGTTAAGACGCCCGCGATGCTAGCGCAACGCGGGCGAAAAAGTAAAAGAGCGAAAAAGCAAAGGAGCGAAAAAGTAAAAGAGTGAAGAAGTAAAGGAGTGAAAAAGTAAAGGAGTGAAAAAGTAAAGGAGTGAAAAAGTAAAGGAGTGAAAAAGTAAAGGAGTGAAAAAGTAAAAGAGCAAAGGCGGTACGTGTCGACCGCCTTTGCTTCTTCGCTTCTTTACCCTTTTGCTTTTTCGCTCTCCTATCGCGTCACCGCGATATAAACGACGCGTCCGCCGCGCACGACCTTCAGGCGTACGACGTCGCCGCGCTCGAAGGCTTTGATCGCTTTGTCGAACTCTTTGGAGTCGGTCACCTTGTCTTCGCCGACCTCGGTGATGACGTCGCGTTGGCGAAGGCCGGCGCCGTGGGCGGCCGATTGAGAGCCGACGTTGGTGACGACGACGCCGTCGGTGCTGCTGGCGCCCAATTGGCGGGCGAGCGAGTCGGTCAGGGCTTTGACCGAGACGCCGAATTCAGCGCTCTTGGGGGCGCTGGCGTTGCTGGCGTCGAAGCTGGGGATATTGGGGTGATCCTGGTCGGGGAGTTTTTCGAGCTTGATGTCGAGCTTCATCTGCTTTTTGCCGCGGAGCAATTTGACGTCGACCGTCTTGCCGGCGCCTGCGGTGGAGGCGAGCCAGGGGAGCTTGTCGCTCGACTTCAACGGGGCGCCGTCGAACTCGAGGATGACGTCGCCGGCTTTGACCCCGCCTTTGGCCGCCGGGCTGTTGTTGACGACCTCGGTCACCAGCGCGCCGGTCGGTTTGTCGAGGCCGAAGGTAGCGGCGAGCTTTTTGTCGAGTTCTTGGACCCGGATGCCCAACCAACTGCGCACCACGTAGCCGTGATTGGCCAGGTGGGGTAAGAGCTTTTTGACCATGTTGATGGGGATGGCAAAGCCGATCCCCTGGCCGTTGCGGTTGATGGCGGTGTTCATGCCGATGACCTCGCCGGAGAGCCCGATGAGCGGGCCGCCCGAGTTGCCCGGGTTGATGGAGGCGTCGGTCTGGATGAATTCGGCGTAGGCGTCGTTGTCGATGCCCAGATCGCGGCGTCCCAGTGCGCTGACGATGCCGGTGGTCACCGTGTGGCTCAGCCCCAGCGGGTTGCCGATGGCCAGCACGTGCTCGCCGACCTTGACGCGGTCGCTGTCGCCCAGCGCGATGGCGGGCAGCTTGCGCTCGGTGTCGATCTTGAGCAGGGCGACGTCGGTGTCGGGGTCCATGCCCACCACGCGGGCGGCGTACTCGGTCTTGTCGAGCAGCTTGATCTTGATGGCGCTCGCGCTCTCGACGACGTGGTTGTTGGTCAGGATATAGCCGTCGGGATGGATGATGAAGCCGGTGCCCTGGGCCATCGAAGTCGGCCCGCCAGACCATTCGCCTTTGCCCAGGAGGCGCTCGATTTCGTCGCTCTGCCCGTAGCTGACGATGATATTGACCACCGACGGGCTGAGCTTCTCGGCGAGCTTCGACAGGCTCGAGAAGCGCAGCGGGGCGTTGGGGTCGATGCCCTGGTGCGACGACTCTTCGACCCACACCTCGTCGGGCGCCTGGTCGTCCTGGGCGAACGAGGTCGTCGCGCCGAGGGACAACGCGGTCGCCACGAGGCCGGAGAGCAAGAGCCGGGAGATTCGCCGTTTTAGGGTGCCAGTCATCGTCGTCGGGGGGCTTGAGACTTCCTGCAGTGCGTCGCGCTCGGCGCACGTCAGGCGCTTGTCGCTCGACTTCTCTACCAATAAACGTCGCCACAGCAGCGCTCTCTATCAAGATGCAACTCGGGCCGCTCAGGTGGCAAAACACTCGGGGGAGAGGGAATAGTCCTGTTTTCTAATTATGCCGGTTATCGAAGCGCTCTCAAAGGAGCCGTGTGGATTTTCTTTGGGCAACGCGCGTCAACCCTTTGATGTGCGTTTGTGTGTGTGCTAATCCTCCACCGATCGAAACCTTTTTTCGATGCGCTACTTGTTTCAAAGGAGTGATTAGTATGAAGCGCAATCTATTGATTCTGTTGCTCGCCGCCGGCCTGATGGCCGCTTGTGGTGACGACGACGAGCCGAGTAACAACACGCCCTCCGAAGACGTGGGCACTGACGTGGAGGCCGACGCGGGCCCGGACGCCGAGACCGATGTCGAAGATGATGTCGAAGATGACGTCGAGAATGACGTCGAGGACGACGGCGGCACGCAGGGCGACTTCACCGAAGAGGAGCCGAACAACACCGAGGAGGAGGCCAACACCTTCACCGTCGGAGAGCCGATCACCGGCCAGATCTCGCAGGGCTCCGGTGAGAACAGCGATATCGACATCTTCCAGGTCGACCTGACCGGCGGCAAGATCTTCGAATTCGAGCTGACGGAAGTGGGCTCGGGCTTCGACACCGCCGACGGCAACATGGCTACGGTTGTCTTCGCCGATGCCGAGGGCACCTTCAGTCGCGCGCTCATCCCCGACTTCGGCACCAAGCGCCAGGCTTTCGTGCCCGCCGACGGCACCTACTTGGTGTACGTGTACGACGCACGCTCGGGAGCCGAAGAGCCCATCGAGCACGGAGGGGCGGACAGCACCTACGAAATCGCCACCTCGGTGGTCGATCCGAGCCCGACTTCGGTCGACGTGCCGGTCGATCAGGACGACGAGCTCGAAGAAGACGGCGTGGACGTGTTCGAGGTCAGCCCGGCCGACGACACCACGCTGATTGCCGAGACGACGGCCACGCGCGCCCCGGTCTCCAGCGACCTGGACACCGTGCTGTACGCATGGAGCGCCGCGGACAGTCAGACGATCGCGACCAACGATGATTTCCCGGGGCAGGACGGAACCTACGACTCGAGCATGGCGTTCAGCGCCACCGGTGGGCAGACCTACTGGATCGTGGTCGACTCGTACTCCAACGCCCAGGACGCGTCGTACAACCTGAGCGTGACCGAGACCGACGATGCGCCCACCGCACGTCGCGCGATCGGCGCCGGCGATTCGCTGACCGGTGAGATCTCGGACGCAGGCGCCGACGACTTCGACACCGACTACTTTGAAGTGACTCTGCAGCCGGGCGAGACCATTCGCCTCGAGGCGACGGCCGACGACGCGATGCAGCCGCGCATCGACGTGCTCGTGTCGAGCTTCTTTGGGCCGATCTCCATCGCCGAAGGCCGTCCGGTCGAAGGCGTGGCCGCCGTCGAGCTGGCGCATCCGAGCTCTGCCGATGGAGCGGGCACCTATCAGGTCAACGTCGACGACGCGCGCAACGTGCCGCTCGACGAGAACACCGACCCGGAGAACGTCGGTGGAAGCACCTTCGGCTACACCTTCACCGGCACCGACATCAGTTGGACGGCGACGACCGAGACGCTGCCTTTCACCAGCGCCGGGAGCATCGCTAACGTCGGTAACTACGACTGGTACGAGTTCGCCGTGACGGCCAACACCGTCGTCGGTCTGCAGGTCGGTGGCGCCGCCACGGCCGACTTCGAACCGGTCGCCGCGCTGCTTCTCGACGGCGCTGCTACCACTGGCGACTCCATCGCCTACGTGGCCACCGCCGCTACCGACATCACCGCCGGCATGCGCGACGCGTACTTCCGCGGCGGCACCGGC
It encodes:
- a CDS encoding TatD family hydrolase gives rise to the protein MPLIDTHAHLDFPKLQDRFDEVLQNARDAGVERIVTIGASRGLDSNYRALDIAKEHDWIRCTAGIHPHDAEQATEEVVETIRREFSEHDQVVGIGETGLDYYYDNAPVEQQKWAFRQFLEMSKEVDKPVIIHSRDADEDTIALLEETGVTGGILHCFTGSRWMAERLFELDFYLSFSGIVTFNSAKELLEIACDTPEDRILVETDSPYLAPVPNRGKTNEPAYVRHTAQKIADARGITLDELESFVWDNAARVFDWT
- a CDS encoding PSP1 domain-containing protein, translated to MTTTTTDNTAHDKTGGEPFGGKKRLYNVVQAKFRTNFIKHDFDARELQLYPGDQVIVETDRGPAIAKITGHVQRKLLPTGSIQRVLRKANDGDVRHADKNEERERDAYRFCIERIRARNLPMKLIRAQYMHDGSKIVFYFSADGRIDFRDLVKDLAHRFRTRIEMHQIGVRDGARMLGGIGPCGRELCCSTFLQEFSPVSIRMAKQQGLTLNPSKVSGMCGRLMCCLVYEQQMYRRMKKSLPRAGQKAQTAMGVGEIIDLDVINRRVTIKLHDENRQLFPVDEIEIIDAKKLDETVDTPPDERHERYLWNDDAPGSVEFVGIPDLAADGGQESSNNKQKKSGKKSRRRGSRRRKRGKRGKRGGRGKKK
- a CDS encoding Do family serine endopeptidase, which gives rise to MTGTLKRRISRLLLSGLVATALSLGATTSFAQDDQAPDEVWVEESSHQGIDPNAPLRFSSLSKLAEKLSPSVVNIIVSYGQSDEIERLLGKGEWSGGPTSMAQGTGFIIHPDGYILTNNHVVESASAIKIKLLDKTEYAARVVGMDPDTDVALLKIDTERKLPAIALGDSDRVKVGEHVLAIGNPLGLSHTVTTGIVSALGRRDLGIDNDAYAEFIQTDASINPGNSGGPLIGLSGEVIGMNTAINRNGQGIGFAIPINMVKKLLPHLANHGYVVRSWLGIRVQELDKKLAATFGLDKPTGALVTEVVNNSPAAKGGVKAGDVILEFDGAPLKSSDKLPWLASTAGAGKTVDVKLLRGKKQMKLDIKLEKLPDQDHPNIPSFDASNASAPKSAEFGVSVKALTDSLARQLGASSTDGVVVTNVGSQSAAHGAGLRQRDVITEVGEDKVTDSKEFDKAIKAFERGDVVRLKVVRGGRVVYIAVTR
- the metG gene encoding methionine--tRNA ligase; translation: MANFYITTPIYYVNGAPHIGHAYTTIVADVFARHYRQRGDDVFFLTGTDEHGLKIQRAAEDRGIEPQELVDENSAKFRDLFEKLELSHDRFIRTTDADHKETVLEMIRRMKESGDIYLDTYEGWYSASDEAYYAEDEIEDGKAVATGSEVEWVEEASYFFKLSKYQDQLIEWYDSDTVPVRPKARRNEVRAFVDGGLKDLSISRTTFDWGIPFPDDPEHVLYVWVDALTNYLSGVGGFDEAGETGGFWPCDVHLIGKDILRFHAVYWPAFLLSAGVDLPKQVFAHGWWTVEGEKMSKSKGNWIDAFELADEYPLDLLRYFMVREIPLGSDGNFVQERIVERNNSELADNLGNLVNRTTKMVQSFIDGEVPAYTETQNEHDVALRKAADVILATVRDAMNKREPHNALDAIMSFAKDLNQYIQTTQPWKYNKEGDIERVQHILYHALEGIRWVAVLASAFVPDAAQKILGALQLTSDDDLQLASLKWGGLPAGNTVETPDVLFDKIDLEAIAKEEEQTKMVEKKQKKSKGKKGDSEKTGLVEFGDFMNIELRVGRIESAEKVEGADKLLKLSADVGEDNNRTIVAGLAKSWDPSDLEGKQVAMVTNLKPAKLFGIKSEAMVLAAETDEGKLELAFFSENVKPGTRIS
- a CDS encoding HEAT repeat domain-containing protein, whose translation is MTQSRLADISNPKTRLSEFELRLREGSDTQVRRTLLEAMADSYPPLRHQAALASADRDDETFDEALRSLVVGEPEGAVAQAGELGVEPSAIPTPDAPFREAACLALRTSHNPRTVSALLHAGTDDSPDVRYQALVSLHELDASGDAFGELVASRLDDEDPEVVVVAAQITAQHGWTQNTAKLLEQWRELGGTDKLQIALSLSELHTQHGAEVPGEVLDAITDELIAALEEEETIAAASQALVQLRSERAVDALENVVKRWFAHPILKVEAAGALHELGKASGTAHLEKSLNSSRKDARGYALRLVGRLRISEYFDELDRVARSDDYHADTAVLALADYGGQQARAVLEDVVKKHSDSEVRELAKQALQNSDALRNP
- the holB gene encoding DNA polymerase III subunit delta'; translation: MLHWSQIRGQERPLDILKTALNTGRVHHAYLFTGLQGVGKFLTAQTFAAVVNCAHRPEGEFRDACGECSSCRKIDGRQHPDVLFVEPEKGRIKIAQIREIQKAAMKAPYEGRFRIVLIDDAHTMTEEAANALLKTLEEPSKRMRLILVTDQPHGLLDTIISRCQVLRFGALEESDVVELLDELLEENEDIERPDAKLLEVAAGYGEGSVGRTFAVVESGMLDARREFVEQIVNLPAGQPVPLLDLAEELSSNKNELERKLDVLKLFLRDVMLYKAAGNADRLINTDLVDLVASYSDRVSLDELLGLLDEIREAQRLLMRNVHAQLITENLLGNFRRHGASA
- a CDS encoding pre-peptidase C-terminal domain-containing protein, yielding MKRNLLILLLAAGLMAACGDDDEPSNNTPSEDVGTDVEADAGPDAETDVEDDVEDDVENDVEDDGGTQGDFTEEEPNNTEEEANTFTVGEPITGQISQGSGENSDIDIFQVDLTGGKIFEFELTEVGSGFDTADGNMATVVFADAEGTFSRALIPDFGTKRQAFVPADGTYLVYVYDARSGAEEPIEHGGADSTYEIATSVVDPSPTSVDVPVDQDDELEEDGVDVFEVSPADDTTLIAETTATRAPVSSDLDTVLYAWSAADSQTIATNDDFPGQDGTYDSSMAFSATGGQTYWIVVDSYSNAQDASYNLSVTETDDAPTARRAIGAGDSLTGEISDAGADDFDTDYFEVTLQPGETIRLEATADDAMQPRIDVLVSSFFGPISIAEGRPVEGVAAVELAHPSSADGAGTYQVNVDDARNVPLDENTDPENVGGSTFGYTFTGTDISWTATTETLPFTSAGSIANVGNYDWYEFAVTANTVVGLQVGGAATADFEPVAALLLDGAATTGDSIAYVATAATDITAGMRDAYFRGGTGFDADMSFINVSYDGVTFTDVAESESNDQQSEANDLTADIPAAVTGTLDGAGPSDLGSDYFQVTLTEGDQLGFIAEAGADGDTDDADTVVTVVDSNGDVVFENDDYLPQENGFFSAGAFAAPADGDYFIVVEPYCTTDPNATDCSGNGDYTLKVFMN